The following nucleotide sequence is from Trifolium pratense cultivar HEN17-A07 linkage group LG2, ARS_RC_1.1, whole genome shotgun sequence.
ctgttttttaaaaaaagaatataaggcatattccattttattataaaaaattgaatgtttatggaaaaaattggacGGGGGaatgtttatggaaaaaaattggacagctattatttttcaaagtaattATGGTCATTTTTCAAAGTAATTGGACAGCTATTGAATGTATATcaacattaaatgtgaggaatgaggttgaatgaggagaggagagagaaagacaaataagtctggcttattacatattatagattaatCCAGTAAACCGGTTACTACTTTTTTCTTTAGATTCActtcattatttaaaaataaatgcatGATTCAATTTAATTAACGAGGTTTCCAATATTTTCATAGGTCGTGATGAAGAGTAAGACTAAAGTAAGGACGCATGCAGCTTCTTCCATCCAAATGGTGTCTTTTTCACAAATGTTAGTTTACATTAGTTTTGGTTATCGTTTACAACTTTGCTTCCTTTTTTCCTCCTTCCACTTTGGTTAGagatgacaaaataaaaatatctaccctaaaaaaaatagagatgacaattttttttttgtatataccGATGTGCATGAACAAAATTCACTACATGCACATTAAATGACGAGTTGTTTAACTGATATTTGtggataaaataataaatatgtcaATTACCTGTTATGCACCGTAACAGACTCATGTATTAGAGAACTCGAACAATGTCATAAGAGGACATTAGTAGATAGAGGCAGATGCGAATGTAAAAAAGTATTTGCATCTGCACCCGTCATTAGACAGAAAATGGAGGAATACTATATATCCGTGGTGTGATCTATGGACGGTTGTTGACATCGCTAGTAGCTATTGTGTAGTCCTCttagttaattatttttttaaggaatgatcATCTTAATtacttaaaattgattttttagcAATTGAAAAGTTGTTAATACTACTTACTATTAATGAACTTTCACAGAAATATTGTTCTTAACATTTGTTTTTTGGCTATAAATGTTCCCTAAATTGTTTAACTTATTAATTGTGATACAAATAATTAATCaagtaaatattttattaacctTAAATTTAGTTCAGTGATTAAGCTTATCAATTAACTACTGCTGATCATTATTAGTTTATGTTTAAACGTTTCAAACATGGCACAGTCCAATAGTATAGCTAATCATAGTCAAATTTCAAGTTTGTCCATCTGCTGTTTGCCCATAGTATTCATAACCGTGTAACTTATTCATTTAAGTCGGCATAAAATGCTTTACAACTTTTATATGACAATAATTGATAAGGATATTTGTACTtgagaaatcaaattttttatcttCACATATAGTGCTACACTGCTAATGCATTGGACCTACATTTACAATGTGACATCCTTCTTCTTTCCTATACCtcatgtttaattaattaaatttttgagTCAATGTCCtcattcattcttttttttttcccttctaaaattaattatatataattttttatttttaattcattgcATGGCTTGTCAGATTGTAAAGATGTACGTGTTTGCAAAATAGTCAGAGAAGAAGAATAAGATGGAAAGGTGAACAATCCAATGGGTCTACAGCTGTCATTGACATGATGAAATCTTAGTTTACTTTACTTGTTGTCCATTTGATTGAAATTGAGCCAAACACACTTTTATGATTTGTATAAGAGTCAACTTTTGTTTAGTAGTataatcttatatttattgataACTACTATTGTTCCAACCTTGTCACACACATATTTGTAGGGTCATGCCACATCTTGCTTCCTTTCCTTTCCACTCTTTTTCTATGAAAGTACTTCCTTCCTTTCATGTGGAGGAGTATTATTACTTAATTTTTTCTTCACATatattaaaggaaaaaaaatacaaatatgtgTAAATGTAAGGTAACTACTGCCCCCACCCATTCACCGGGCTTTTACCATGCCTTTCGAACAATTTCAATAAATATCGAGGTCAGAATGAGATCAGGTGTTTTCACGTCTCACTGTAGTGTCCGATTTGTCTTGATTTCTGATTGATGAACAAAAAGGAACGAAGTGCTCGACCGGAAGGGAAAGGAAAACTGAACGATTTTCTTGTTTGACTCGCCTCCAGTCTCCTTTAGACCCAAATCCCGCATTCAAGCGAAGTTAGCCCCGTAGGTTGGGGGAAGAGGGCAGTCATTTCCATCACGAAAGATTCCATCGTGAATCTTAATCTCTATATTCCTACTAATAAAATCAATCACGTTCAACCAATCGTTAATAGTTAGTCTAGTACTGATTTGCACTGAATTTAATAGGAAGAACCATGGTTCGATTCACCGTAACAACAATCGAAAgggagctgaaaccacttgatattAAAACTGACTCCCGAACTAAATTAGACGGACCAATAGACCAAATACTGAAATctgaatgtgaaaaaaaaaaaaatcaatcacgTTCAAGGCCGACACAGaccaatgaaaataaaaatatgatatattttttcaagATTTATTTTAATCAAGACCTTTCATATAGCATGTCTATACACATTATCTTGATCAATTACTAACCTATCATGGTACTTCCACTAATCCAATCACGTTAGATTTGTTTCTACACTTTATTTgctttttcattcatttttgtCATCAATTTTGTGTCCTCTACTTTTTATCAGCTTTTCCATAAGGTAAATCTGTTGTCatacaatatattattatatactagtaatatatattattttatcaaaataaaagaaaaaaaccatTTGGGTTAGTTTATGCCATAATTCATTACCtaattgattgattgaatttcataataattttttgctACTTGTCTTGCCTAccctaataaataaataacaacatTTAACAACATATTGATATTCTATTTGTTGATGCTCTctcatgattattttttttcagaATTTGTTACACAAGTGTTCTAGTGACAATGACATTTGGTTTTGTTGGATCAAGCTACTATTAATGATGTTctgttttattaattaatattaatattaaaaaaataccatAGTGACATTGTGCAAGGACCagtatttttgttttccttCTACAAGTTGCGGTTTTCAGTGTCTTACTAATATTTTTCTGTCTTTTTCTATTTGTTACTAATGAGATCTTTTATTTCATGATCATTCAAATAATCCCATTTTTTTGTAGttttataatcatattatatatttaaataatattaagtGCCAAATAAATGTCAGTGATTGATTCCATATTTAAGAACTTGTTCTTTCAAACTCTTACACAATAAGCAACTGTTTTTAAGGTTCTGTTCTGTTATAGTCTTTTGACTTGAAAAAAACAATGAAgggaagaagaggaagaagatcagAGGTAAGCTTTGGCAAAACTTGATTTTGAATAATCATTAGTTGATACATATATAGttgctgattttttttatttgattttattgtaGGCTTTTTGGCCTTCCATTGTGATGAAAAAATGGCTTAATATTAAGCCTAAAGTGAATGATTTTAGTGAAGATGAAGTTGACACTGAAACTGAGAGTGAAGATGATGGTATgcaattgatttttttgtatatttggtATCACAGCGAGTTTGTCAGAAATTCAACGTAATTCTGGCAAATCCATCGTGATACTGCAAATTCATGGTGATACCAAACATGcacgatttttttctttctttctctcattGATTCTTACAATTATGCTGATACAGCATGCTCTCCTAAACAATCAAGAATGCAAATTTCCGACGATAGTCCGTTTAGAACACAAGGGATTCAATCTCAATCTATATTCTCAAGTCAAATACCAGGTAAGGATTCATTCCATTTCAGCTATATCAGtttcttttttatatgaaaaagaaaagaaaaaaagtttgtttcaataaattttagttttagaACTGTGATTTGACTTATTTCATATTTGTAATTATGCAGATGCATCTTTCAAGAAGGAATACAAGATAAAACACAAAAGAGGAAAATCAGAAACTCTGCGTGCTCAGTATATAAATACTAAGGAAGTGAGGTATGGTTGAAAGTTGAAATCACAGTGTTAATAAGTAATTTAATGATATATGAATGAAATATTTATcataagtttgtttggttattCTTTAGGGTAGCAATTGGATCTTGGAATGTTGCTGGAAGACATCCATCTGAGGATCTTGATATTGATGATTGGATTTGTGCTGAAGAACCAAGTGACATTTACATTTTTGGGTCAGTAGTTCATGAAATTGCAAATGCTTTATTATTTCTATAGTGAATCTTTATGGTGTCTTGTGGCTTTATGTGTTTGTGATttgatgatatttatttttcctatgtTTTTGTAATGAGACAATCACAAAATTTCTAGGTTAAGTTATATGTAGGGCCCGCTTGGatcgacttatttgagtttttttacTGACATAAATATTTGTCAGGCTACTTTAGAAAACTTAGTATGATGTAAAATGTCCACATTTAGATCGACTTTTTCTACTGACATAAATATTTGCCAGACTATTTTAGAAAACTTATGTATGACGTAAATGTCCACAAgatgttttcagcttatttctatAAGTTCTctaagatagtttatgaaaatagcttatagttCATATGAAATTCTTCGGTTATTCGTGGTTTTCTGATAGCGAAATTCTTTATGGTCATTCACAGTTTCCAGGAAGTAGTTCCACTGAATGCTGGAAATGTACTAGGAGCAGAAGATAATACACCAATCCAAAAATGGGAAGCAATCATTAGAAGATCTCTAAACAAATCTTCCGAGCCTGACAGCAAACATAAAAGCCACAGCGCGCCACCTTCTCCGGTTTTGCGAACTTCTTCAGCTGCAGATGTTCTAGCTGATAATATAGATGCTACTAATCCAATTGATATGATGAATGGCGAGTTCTTGGATAATGTTGTTGAAAAATATGATCTGCAAAAGCTCGAAGCAAATAACATAATTAGCATAGGGAATGATTTACATGTAAGGAAAGTTTATGGTATTGATCTTGATTGGCCCGAACGTCCGTTAGACGCAATCTCACAAATTGTTGATTCGAATCCGAAGTTGAGGAGAGTACTAAGTAGTAATGCTAGAATTGGCTTTGACTTGAATGATAATGCTTTCATATACGGcggtggtggtggaggtggaTTGAAACGTATGCACCATAGTTTCGAAGATTTAGCTTTGTTATTGAAAGAGCAAAAAGTTATACCTAAAGTAGTTGATTCCTTAGATGATGTATCTGAGATATTGTCTGATGAGGGTGATGATGCTTTTATTGAATTACCTGAGAACCAAGATGATAATGGATTAGGTGAGACGAAATCGCACGCGAGGTATGTTCGGATTATCAGCAAGCAAATGGTGGGAATATATGTATCTGTTTGGGTGCAGAGAAGATTGAGAAGACACATAAATAATTTGAAAGTTTCTCCTGTTGGAGTTGGGCTTATGGGCTACATGGGAAACAAGGTAAGACACGTTTCGCGTTGAATTAGGCTTCGTAATTCTGCATTAGTTGTTAACTACGCTTCATAAAAATTCCATATAATATGTTTTACATGCATTTTATGATCATTAACTAGATAGGTTATATTGCAAATCATCATGCTTTATAAAGGTCGGTCGTTAGAATCCAGTGTATGAATTCAACAACCGACCTTTGCCAGGGATGCCAAAGAGGAACCAAATTCACGCATTTAGTGATAGAATTTTCTTATTTGGACATATGATTGAATGTTAGAGACATGTTTTTCATTGATGCAGGGTTCTGTTTCGATAAGTATGTCACTCTTTCAGTCACGTATGTGCTTTGTTTGTTCTCATCTGACTTCTGGTACAAAAGATGGAGCTGAACAAAGACGAAACTCTGATGTTAATGAAATTCTACGACGCACTTGCTTCTCATCCGTCTTTGGTACAGATCAAGCACTAACAATTCCAGCACACGAGTACGCTTATATTATACGATAAAAATTTTCCATTACAAATTTTATGCTAAGTTTAACTTTATATCAAAGCTAGTCTTAATACTTAATTCATGTCTTTTTATTGCCAACAGTCAGATTTTCTGGTTCGGAGACTTGAATTATCGGATCAGTATGTTAGATTCGGAGGTTCGAAAATTGGTGGCTCTAAAAAAATGGGATGAACTAATGAACTATGATCAGGTAAGACTTGTGAATCCACAAAATATGCATAGCTTTCATCTTTCacttagttgtttttttttttgtctaaagtGAAATATCTCTTAATATTTAAAGTTTATCTAAATCATAGAAAACTTTATcttgtttactaactctctaccaaAACCTTTTATTTTACTTGACTGGATAATTAATATCTCAGTTGATGATTAGAAAATCAACTAACTCTATGtgcatataatattaataactatTATGAATGTGACATACAAGTGTACATATTACTATGTTCTGTTATATTTTATGAATACAAGTTGGCCTAGATTATGTGCCCCTAAAATTTTGGTGCCCCGTGCAGTCGCTCCTGTATAACACCTTCCAGAATCCTcttatttactttatttgatcatTTGTATGTAGCTAAGCAATGAATTGCGTGTTGGGCGTGTATTCGATGGATGGAAAGAAGGCTCGATAAACTTTGCGCCAACttacaaatatgaaattaactcTGATAGATATGTTGGCGAGATTCCAAAAGAAGGGGAGAAAAAAAGAGCTCCTGCATGGTAATTTCAATATTTAGTATAAACTATGATATGTATAttaatttgttgattttatgtaactgaaaatgaaaaataaaattgtatatgTATGCAGGTGTGACAGAATATTATGGCTAGGAAAAGGAATAAAGCAACTACAATACGAACGCGCAGAAATTAAGCTCTCGGATCATAGACCAGTTAGTTCAATTTTCTCAGTTGAAGTTGAAGTATTCGATCATCGCAAATTAAGACGCGCACTAAATTTCACTAGTACTGCTGCAGTACATCCTGAGATTTTTCCTGATGAAGATGGTCAATTTTTCTAATGTTAAAAAGTTAATTGAAGCATTCTGTGAATTATTTGAGTCTGTTACATAGCAGAGAGCCAATGAGATAGTCATATTAACAAgaaaatgtatatatatagtcaTACATAATTATAGGATAATTAATATTGacatgtttttttcttctttttcatagtaaaaaaacattattcaaTTTTGGTCTCATCATGAGTCATGTGTCCCAGTTAGTTTATCTTTGGACAATAAACTTTAGGGTAGGTTGTTTTGTTGTAACAAATGATGACAAGTTCTATGTAAACTAATATATTGTTTTGTACAATcaacttttaaattatttatttgctgGTTTTGTTGCAAATGAAAGAAATTATCTCCAAAatggaattaaaaaaaataggtcaAGTTGGTTGCATCAACTCTAGGTGAAATAAATCACCTGATGAAATTCTCTATTAAAAAGTTGGTTTGAAAATGTAGAAACAATATACCAATAAACTATGCAAGAAAACAACTATATTAAACCTTTAAAAACTATGCACATTTACCATATAAGACTATTGCAACATTCCATTTCCATTTGTTCACCATTTTCTTTCAATGGAACCTATGAGACTATTACTGATCTTAATCACTATTTTGTCCAATGTTCACACTCTAAGGAGTAGTAAACTTCTTGTTCATGAGTACTATAAGGAAAAATGTCCCTTAGCTGAAGATATTGTGAGACATAACATGGCGGTAGCAGTTTTGAAAGATCCACGTTTAGCAGCGTCGCTACTTCGATTACATTTCCATGATTGTTTTGTTATGGTAATTACTTCGATTACATTTCCACAAATCAAACTCTTTGCTTCAAAATTTACAATATCCACACACTGTGCACCAACCACTTGCGTTAGACCTATGTGATGATTTCAATTGttctttgttttaactttttatttgtcTTATATTGTTGGTTGACGAAAATGAAAACAAGGGGTGCGATGCATCGGTACTTTTAGACAGTGTTGAAGGCATGACAAGTGAGAAGCTAGCAGGGCCAAATTTGAACTCTTTACGTGGATTTGAAGTCATTGATAAGATAAAGTATCTACTGGAAGAAGAATGTCCTCTCACTGTTTCATGTGCTGATATTCTTGCTATGGCTGCTCGTGATGCTGTTGAATTGGTACTCATCTCTACCTTTTCTCTCTAGTCTTTCTCTTTGCATCCGCTCTAgcaatcaatgttttaaaaaccgaacctGACATCAAATTGTCAAAACCTTTAGGTCATGGCCTTAAACCACTCTAACTAGAATTAAATTGTCAAAATAACTGAACTGTATCAAAGGTTGTTCAAGATGCAATCGTCcagttcggttcggtttttGAAACACTGATAGGGTCACCATAAAATAAACCAATGTTTTATGGTTTGTTTTGAAGAGAGGAGGACCAAGATGGGAAGTCTGGCTGGGGAGGAAGGATTCCCTTGAGTCAAGTTTCAGTGGAGCCAACCTATTCATCCCTGCTCCAAATTCTTCTTTAGAggctttaattaataattttaagcaACAGGGTCTAGATATTGAAGATTTGGTGGTTCTATCAGGTATTTTTATCATCACAATCGTAAGCACCAAATGATGTAGTAAGGCATGGTTATCAGTATATAAAATTTGTTgacttcaaattatcatatatttttcttgataATGTATCTTACAATTCATAATAAATTTTGATTCATGATTCGACAACCAGGTAGCCATACTATAGGAAGGGCAAGATGTGTAAGTTTCAAGCAGAGGATCTATGAAACAAAACAGGAATATAACCATGGTTACGAATATGATCGCTACAAACGATACACAAACTTCAGAAGAATCCTACGGTCTATATGTCCTGTTACGGGAAGGGACGACAAATTTGCACCCCTTGATTTTCAAACACCAAAAAGGTTTGATAACCATTACTTCATAAACATTCTTGAAGGAAAAGGATTGTTAGGTTCTGATAATGTTTTGATCAGCCAAGACTACTTGCATGGATTGATTAGGGAGCAAGTTTGGGGTTATGCCTCTAATGAAAAACTTTTCTTTGATTCATTTGCTAAGTCTATGATTAAGATGGGAAATATTAATGTTCTTACAGGAGATGAAGGAGAAATAAGAAGGAATTGTAGGTTTGTTAACCCATAGGTATTATGTATTTGTACGGTTTGTAATGTGACAAATATAAATCAACGCATTTCATTAATAATCAAATCTCGAATACATGTTGAAATATCACAAATACATGACTAAGTAGTATTTGTGTATGATATGGTCGCCTTGGCTAATCTATGAAAAATCATATTAGCAATTTAGCATTCCTCTTAATAAACTCTACACGAGAATTGAAACAAGAGATCGGGAATAACTTCTTATATTCATGAATTATGGAACCGAAATCCGGTAGATCCTCAGCAACATCATTGATGCTATCATCAACTAACTTAAAATCTATCTTGagtatacatacatacatatacatacatGACACATGCCACTGCAATGCAATGCAACGCAGCCAAACATATAaagtattttgaaaaacaatgaaaaattgtaaataacaatAACCTTTGATTCTTTGCTAAGAAGAAGCAGCTTTAATAGCTTTTTCCAATTCAGATTCCAAATCACTCACTACAATAGTATTCTGCAACTTATTTGGTTGTTTTTTCTCATTATCTTGTCTTCCATTTCTATTACTTCTCCAACTTTCAAAACTCTCACCTGAATTCTGCAGCTTCTCAACCTTCCCTTTATAAACTCTCATTTTCATCTCATCCAACACTCTCTTCAACTCCTTATTTTCCTTCTCAACATTCTCCAAATCCATTTTCCTCTCTTTCAGCATCTGCAAATCACTTTCACAATTATCAATCTTCAActcatttttcttctcttccTCAACTCTCTCCAACCCAATTTTATTCACTGTCAAATACGGCACTTTCAACCCTGATTTCCCCGGAAAATTCACACCCCAACGAAAATTCAACAACAAACCTTGTGTCACAGGTAAAACCGTCTTAGTCATAACAGCAACACAAGGCGAAAGACCACATTTTTCACTGTTTTTATCATCTGGGCCAACACCAACACCAACAACAACGTTGTTGtcgttgtttttattgttttcaccAAATGGTTCCAATTTCAAATTTTGCCAACCGGAAGAAGACCCATTTGGAAAAGGAACAAAACCCTTTTCAATTTGAGGTGAATCAGAAAGTGGGTTAGAATCAGAAACAGTTTTGGTGTTGGTGTTGGTGTTAGTGTTAGAATCTGAGAAAACGGTTTTGTGAAGAGAGTAATGACCAAATTGGGGTTTAAAGTGTAAGGAAAAAGAAGGAAGAAGAGGGGTAGAAGAGGAAAAAGAAGAAGGTGAGAAATTTGCGGAGAAGACAAGAGGGGAATTATGAGGTGAACCAAAAAGGCCTAAACCGGATTTAAGGGAGATAGAGAAAGGAGGAGatgaggttgttgttgttgtggtggtGATGGGAGGAGTGTAA
It contains:
- the LOC123911336 gene encoding type I inositol polyphosphate 5-phosphatase 2, giving the protein MKGRRGRRSEAFWPSIVMKKWLNIKPKVNDFSEDEVDTETESEDDACSPKQSRMQISDDSPFRTQGIQSQSIFSSQIPDASFKKEYKIKHKRGKSETLRAQYINTKEVRVAIGSWNVAGRHPSEDLDIDDWICAEEPSDIYIFGFQEVVPLNAGNVLGAEDNTPIQKWEAIIRRSLNKSSEPDSKHKSHSAPPSPVLRTSSAADVLADNIDATNPIDMMNGEFLDNVVEKYDLQKLEANNIISIGNDLHVRKVYGIDLDWPERPLDAISQIVDSNPKLRRVLSSNARIGFDLNDNAFIYGGGGGGGLKRMHHSFEDLALLLKEQKVIPKVVDSLDDVSEILSDEGDDAFIELPENQDDNGLGETKSHARYVRIISKQMVGIYVSVWVQRRLRRHINNLKVSPVGVGLMGYMGNKGSVSISMSLFQSRMCFVCSHLTSGTKDGAEQRRNSDVNEILRRTCFSSVFGTDQALTIPAHDQIFWFGDLNYRISMLDSEVRKLVALKKWDELMNYDQLSNELRVGRVFDGWKEGSINFAPTYKYEINSDRYVGEIPKEGEKKRAPAWCDRILWLGKGIKQLQYERAEIKLSDHRPVSSIFSVEVEVFDHRKLRRALNFTSTAAVHPEIFPDEDGQFF
- the LOC123911340 gene encoding peroxidase 20 — encoded protein: MEPMRLLLILITILSNVHTLRSSKLLVHEYYKEKCPLAEDIVRHNMAVAVLKDPRLAASLLRLHFHDCFVMGCDASVLLDSVEGMTSEKLAGPNLNSLRGFEVIDKIKYLLEEECPLTVSCADILAMAARDAVELRGGPRWEVWLGRKDSLESSFSGANLFIPAPNSSLEALINNFKQQGLDIEDLVVLSGSHTIGRARCVSFKQRIYETKQEYNHGYEYDRYKRYTNFRRILRSICPVTGRDDKFAPLDFQTPKRFDNHYFINILEGKGLLGSDNVLISQDYLHGLIREQVWGYASNEKLFFDSFAKSMIKMGNINVLTGDEGEIRRNCRFVNP
- the LOC123911339 gene encoding uncharacterized protein LOC123911339, which produces MKLSLKFHNNDENQQTQIMTAKVPITIFNNPLISTITATGNSTSDFSFSLSTNFPSGPTFKLSYTPPITTTTTTTSSPPFSISLKSGLGLFGSPHNSPLVFSANFSPSSFSSSTPLLPSFSLHFKPQFGHYSLHKTVFSDSNTNTNTNTKTVSDSNPLSDSPQIEKGFVPFPNGSSSGWQNLKLEPFGENNKNNDNNVVVGVGVGPDDKNSEKCGLSPCVAVMTKTVLPVTQGLLLNFRWGVNFPGKSGLKVPYLTVNKIGLERVEEEKKNELKIDNCESDLQMLKERKMDLENVEKENKELKRVLDEMKMRVYKGKVEKLQNSGESFESWRSNRNGRQDNEKKQPNKLQNTIVVSDLESELEKAIKAASS